The following proteins come from a genomic window of Malus domestica chromosome 02, GDT2T_hap1:
- the LOC103401337 gene encoding uncharacterized protein isoform X1, translating into METPARILSLNLQLFARTTPSALAFSPKLHRPAKPLPTFHTLARNSAVKRTPFSLSLAQPHSSFSFNPNPFKSLPLSLSSLSPFSSFNHSLSPSNDGVSTWNRAFHGGINGNVGSFGTHNREVTVVLLGWLGAKTKHLKRYVEWYNSRGIHAVTFVVDPREVLWFDLGRRVENRVSDLARDLASWLEEGGERCLLFHTFSNTGWFVYGAILEILQGRKDLMEKIKGCVVDSGAAEPFNPKVWAAGFSAAILKKHSSLTSSAVEARDLNESEDAASLSKLQEEKPPLVEAVVLLMLEKLFSVLLKFPDVDKRLTKVVSILSENTPYCPQLYLYSTADKVVPHQSVELFMAEQQRKGRIVRSFNFGTTPHVDHFRNFPDIYCSELDSFLKDCLTTVVTT; encoded by the exons ATGGAAACTCCGGCGAGAATTCTCAGCCTCAACCTCCAGCTCTTCGCCAGAACGACACCGTCCGCCCTCGCTTTCTCTCCCAAACTCCACAGACCCGCGAAGCCCTTGCCTACATTTCACACTCTCGCTCGAAACAGCGCCGTCAAAAGAACCCCCTTTTCTCTTTCGCTCGCGCAGCCGCACTCCTCGTTCTCCTTCAATCCGAATCCCTTCAAATCCCtccccctttctctctcctccctgtCGCCGTTCAGCAGCTTCAAccactctctctcaccctcaaacGACGGCGTTTCCACCTGGAACCGGGCGTTCCACGGCGGGATTAACGGAAATGTGGGTTCTTTCGGGACCCACAACCGTGAAGTGACGGTGGTGTTGCTAGGCTGGCTCGGGGCCAAGACGAAGCACCTAAAGAGGTACGTGGAGTGGTACAACTCCAGAGGCATTCACGCCGTGACCTTCGTCGTTGATCCGAGGGAGGTTCTCTGGTTTGATTTGGGCCGCCGGGTCGAAAATCGGGTTTCGGACTTGGCCCGGGATCTCGCTTCGTGGCTGGAGGAGGGCGGAGAAAGGTGCTTGCTTTTCCACACCTTCAGCAACACGGGTTGGTTTGT GTATGGCGCCATTCTTGAAATTCTGCAGGGGAGGAAAGACCTGATGGAGAAGATTAAAGGGTGTGTTGTTGATTCAGGAGCAGCTGAACCGTTTAATCCTAAG GTGTGGGCAGCAGGGTTTTCTGCTGCGATTTTGAAGAAGCACAGCTCTTTAACAAGCTCTGCGGTTGAGGCTAGAGATTTAAATGAGTCGGAAGATGCAGCAAGCTTATCAAAGCTGCAAGAAGAAAAGCCTCCGCTAGTGGAAGCCGTGGTTCTACTGATGTTAGAGAAGCTGTTTTCGGTTCTTCTAAAGTTTCCTGATGTGGATAA GAGGTTAACGAAGGTAGTTTCCATTCTTTCGGAAAACACTCCTTATTGCCCGCAACTTTACCTATATAGCACTGCCGATAAAGTCGTTCCACACCAGTCAGTCGAGTTGTTCATGGCGGAGCAACAGCGGAAGGGTAGAATTGTAAGGTCCTTCAATTTCGGCACAACACCTCATGTGGATCACTTCAGGAATTTCCCCGACATATACTGTTCAGAGCTTGACAGTTTCTTGAAAGATTGTTTAACTACAGTTGTGACGACGTGA
- the LOC103401337 gene encoding uncharacterized protein isoform X2: METPARILSLNLQLFARTTPSALAFSPKLHRPAKPLPTFHTLARNSAVKRTPFSLSLAQPHSSFSFNPNPFKSLPLSLSSLSPFSSFNHSLSPSNDGVSTWNRAFHGGINGNVGSFGTHNREVTVVLLGWLGAKTKHLKRYVEWYNSRGIHAVTFVVDPREVLWFDLGRRVENRVSDLARDLASWLEEGGERYGAILEILQGRKDLMEKIKGCVVDSGAAEPFNPKVWAAGFSAAILKKHSSLTSSAVEARDLNESEDAASLSKLQEEKPPLVEAVVLLMLEKLFSVLLKFPDVDKRLTKVVSILSENTPYCPQLYLYSTADKVVPHQSVELFMAEQQRKGRIVRSFNFGTTPHVDHFRNFPDIYCSELDSFLKDCLTTVVTT, translated from the exons ATGGAAACTCCGGCGAGAATTCTCAGCCTCAACCTCCAGCTCTTCGCCAGAACGACACCGTCCGCCCTCGCTTTCTCTCCCAAACTCCACAGACCCGCGAAGCCCTTGCCTACATTTCACACTCTCGCTCGAAACAGCGCCGTCAAAAGAACCCCCTTTTCTCTTTCGCTCGCGCAGCCGCACTCCTCGTTCTCCTTCAATCCGAATCCCTTCAAATCCCtccccctttctctctcctccctgtCGCCGTTCAGCAGCTTCAAccactctctctcaccctcaaacGACGGCGTTTCCACCTGGAACCGGGCGTTCCACGGCGGGATTAACGGAAATGTGGGTTCTTTCGGGACCCACAACCGTGAAGTGACGGTGGTGTTGCTAGGCTGGCTCGGGGCCAAGACGAAGCACCTAAAGAGGTACGTGGAGTGGTACAACTCCAGAGGCATTCACGCCGTGACCTTCGTCGTTGATCCGAGGGAGGTTCTCTGGTTTGATTTGGGCCGCCGGGTCGAAAATCGGGTTTCGGACTTGGCCCGGGATCTCGCTTCGTGGCTGGAGGAGGGCGGAGAAAG GTATGGCGCCATTCTTGAAATTCTGCAGGGGAGGAAAGACCTGATGGAGAAGATTAAAGGGTGTGTTGTTGATTCAGGAGCAGCTGAACCGTTTAATCCTAAG GTGTGGGCAGCAGGGTTTTCTGCTGCGATTTTGAAGAAGCACAGCTCTTTAACAAGCTCTGCGGTTGAGGCTAGAGATTTAAATGAGTCGGAAGATGCAGCAAGCTTATCAAAGCTGCAAGAAGAAAAGCCTCCGCTAGTGGAAGCCGTGGTTCTACTGATGTTAGAGAAGCTGTTTTCGGTTCTTCTAAAGTTTCCTGATGTGGATAA GAGGTTAACGAAGGTAGTTTCCATTCTTTCGGAAAACACTCCTTATTGCCCGCAACTTTACCTATATAGCACTGCCGATAAAGTCGTTCCACACCAGTCAGTCGAGTTGTTCATGGCGGAGCAACAGCGGAAGGGTAGAATTGTAAGGTCCTTCAATTTCGGCACAACACCTCATGTGGATCACTTCAGGAATTTCCCCGACATATACTGTTCAGAGCTTGACAGTTTCTTGAAAGATTGTTTAACTACAGTTGTGACGACGTGA